Part of the Solwaraspora sp. WMMA2065 genome is shown below.
AGTTGGAGTACGACGCGCGGGCGTCGCTGCTGGTGGTGGCGCCGACGGTGATCGCGCTGGAGACCCGGGCCGGCGAGTAGTTGCAGGCGTTGGCGTTCGAGTTGCCGGCCGCCACCGCGTAGCTGACGCCGGAGGAGATGGAGTTCGCCACCGCGCTGTCCAGCGTGCTGCTGGCCCCGCCGCCGAGGCTCATGTTCGCCACCGCCGGCTTCACCGCGTTGGCGGTGACCCAGTTGACCCCGGCGACGACCCCGGCGATGGTGCCGCCGCCGGAACAGTTGAGCACCCGAACGGCGACCAGCCGGACGCCCTTGGCCACCCCGTACGCGCTGCCGCCGACCGTACCGGCGACGTGGGTGCCGTGTCCGTTGCAGTCCGCCGACGTGCCGCCGAACGCGTCGTAGCCGGCGCGGGCCCGCCCACCGAAGTCGTTGTGCGTGGTGCGGATGCCGGTGTCGATGATGTACGCGGTGACGTTGCTTGCCGTCGTGGGGTAGGTGTAGGCGTTGTTCAGCGGCCGGTTGCGCTGGTCGATGCGGTCCAGACCCCAGGACGGCGGGTTGTTCTGGGTCGCGGCGAGCGACACGGTGTGGTTCTGCTCCACGTACGCCACGGACGAGTGCGCGGCGAGCCGGCGAGCGGCCGACGGCGACAGCCGCGCCTCGAAGCCGTTGACCGCGGCGCCGAAGACACGGTTGACGGCACCGCCGTACTGTGCGGCGAGGCTGTCGGCCCGGTCGGCGACGGCGACCGCGCGGGCCGCGTCATTCCGGGCCGCGACGGCGGCGTCGGTGAACACCACGATGTAGCTGCCCGCGACCGCGGTGGCCCCGCCGGCGAGCTTGATCTCCCCGGCCGGAGCGGCGGCCGCCGGGTTGCCAACCAGCGCGGTGGCGACGGCGGCGGCGCAGCCGGCCAGCAGCAGCCGGCGGCCGGTGGTACGAAGAACGGTCATCCCTGTTCCTTCCTGGATGCGGACACCCGCGTCGGCTTGTGGCCGTCTCGGTCGCGGGCGGGCGATCGGGATATCGATCGATGGGATCGTATGCAGGAGCGTAGGCAGGTTTATATATCGATATCCCTATACCGCCGACGCATGGTTTGCGGTGCCCGGCGCCGGCCCGGGCCGCCGACCCCGAAGCCGGGCACCGCCGCCGGACACCGCCGGGCACGGGCGAACCAGCCCTTGACGAGGAACGGCACCGCGAGACCTGGCCGGGTTTGCCGCGCTGGGCGACGCTTGGGGCTAGCCGAAAGCCGACCCTGGCACTACTGTTCGGTAACACAGAATTTACGTGACGGCGCTCACTATCACATATGCGGAGGCGACGGACCCGATGGCTCTCGACGTCCCATACCGGTCGATTCCCGACATGTTTCTGCAGCGGGTGGCTGCCACGCCGGACCGGAACGCGATCGCCGGCCCGGCCCCCGGCGACTCCGGCCTGACCTGGATGACCTGGGCCGAGGTCGCCGGCCGGACCAGGGCGATCGCCGCCGGCCTGTACGGGCTGGGCGTCGGCAACGAGGACCGGGTGGCCATCCTGGCCAACACCCGGATCGAATGGGTGCTGGCCGATCTGGGCATCATGTGCGCCGCCGGCGCGACGACCACCGTCTACCCCACCACCGAGCCGGCCGACGCGGCGTTCATCGTCGGCGACTCCGGCTCGAAGATCCTGATCGCTGAGAACCGCGCCCAGGCCGACAAGATGGTTGGCGCGGACCTGCCCGCGCTGACCCACGTGGTGCTCATCGACGGAGCAGCCGACCCCGCCGCGACGGTCCCCCAGCTCACCCTGGCCGAGCTGGAGGAACGCGGCGCCCAGGCACTCGCCGAGGAACCCGGCCTGATCGAACGGATCGCCACCACCATCGAGCCGGAGCACCTGGCCACCCTGATCTACACCTCCGGCACCACCGGGCGGCCCAAGGGCGTCGAGCTGCTGCACCGGGGCTGGTGCTGGGAGGCTGTCGCCCAGTCCCAGCTGGGCATCATGAACCCCGACGACCTGCAGTACCTCTGGCTGCCGCTGTCGCACTCGTTCGGCAAGACCCTGCTATGCAGCATCATCCACGTCGGACTTCCGACCTACGTGGACGGCCGGGTGGACAAACTGGTCGACATGTTGTCGGTGGTCCGGCCCACGCTGATGTGCGCCGCCCCGCGGATCTTCGAAAAGGTCTACAACAAGGCGGTCACCACAGCACAGGAGGCCGGCGGCGCCAAGGCCCGGATCTTCGACTGGGCGGTCGGCGTCGGTCGCCAGCGGGTCGCCCGGCAACAGGCCGGCCGGCCGGTGTCGGGTGGGCTGAAGCTCAAGTACGCGATCGCCGAGAAGCTGGTCTTCAGCAAGCTCCAGGCC
Proteins encoded:
- a CDS encoding S8 family peptidase; translated protein: MTVLRTTGRRLLLAGCAAAVATALVGNPAAAAPAGEIKLAGGATAVAGSYIVVFTDAAVAARNDAARAVAVADRADSLAAQYGGAVNRVFGAAVNGFEARLSPSAARRLAAHSSVAYVEQNHTVSLAATQNNPPSWGLDRIDQRNRPLNNAYTYPTTASNVTAYIIDTGIRTTHNDFGGRARAGYDAFGGTSADCNGHGTHVAGTVGGSAYGVAKGVRLVAVRVLNCSGGGTIAGVVAGVNWVTANAVKPAVANMSLGGGASSTLDSAVANSISSGVSYAVAAGNSNANACNYSPARVSSAITVGATTSSDARASYSNYGSCLDIFAPGSSITAPWYNSNTATNTISGTSMASPHVAGAAALVLGRFPSYSPSQVASYLVSNATTGVVSSAGSGSPNRLLFVVN
- a CDS encoding long-chain fatty acid--CoA ligase yields the protein MALDVPYRSIPDMFLQRVAATPDRNAIAGPAPGDSGLTWMTWAEVAGRTRAIAAGLYGLGVGNEDRVAILANTRIEWVLADLGIMCAAGATTTVYPTTEPADAAFIVGDSGSKILIAENRAQADKMVGADLPALTHVVLIDGAADPAATVPQLTLAELEERGAQALAEEPGLIERIATTIEPEHLATLIYTSGTTGRPKGVELLHRGWCWEAVAQSQLGIMNPDDLQYLWLPLSHSFGKTLLCSIIHVGLPTYVDGRVDKLVDMLSVVRPTLMCAAPRIFEKVYNKAVTTAQEAGGAKARIFDWAVGVGRQRVARQQAGRPVSGGLKLKYAIAEKLVFSKLQARLGGHINALVSGSAPLSPDIAEFFAAANLPICEGYGLTEASAANFVNRPVQIKIGTVGQALGDLECRIDEDGEVLLRGAPVMRGYHNLPAETAEAFTADGFFRTGDIGNLDDEGFLTITDRKKDLVKTSGGKYVAPSHIEGLFKAVCPYTSQAVVIGQARNYCTMLVTLDPDAITGWAADGPLAGRLYAEIVASPEVHTLVAGYVAELNAKLNRWETIKKFAILSRDLTIEDGEMTPSLKIKRRIVENNFAAEIDRMYAGQLAEI